Genomic segment of Tindallia magadiensis:
AGAGTTTATCAATTTTTCCACTCCAGAAAAAACCGGATTTCCCATTTGATCCATCAACCAAAAGTCTATCCTTTTTCCATTTTTCATGTGTATCCGAAGCCCTTGACTTTGAACACCTGCCGAGTTTATCCAGTGCGATGTCATTACTGGTGCCATAGAACCTTTTGATCCTAGCATTGCAAAAAACATCAGCCACTTAAACCATCTGGGATACCGTTTTTCTGCCGGCTGAACAAAGGCGATATCCTGATACAAAATCCTATCGCCTCCCCGATAGCTGGCCATCAGTAACTGATCCTCTTTTACTTCCATGGAAAAGCTGGCATTCCATGCCGCTATATACATTAAAGAGCTGCATAAAATTGCCATTCCCCAGAAAACAATCACTAATGGCATCATCAATGCCAGAGATTGAACAGATCCTCCTGTTATAAAGAGAGGTAATGCGAAAAACATCGTAAATAAAACAACAGCCATGATATCTAACAACACATTTTTCCAAGATGAATAGTACATGCTGTCGGCGTATCGCTTAGGTTTTGGTATTTTTACATAAAGAAGTATCCCCACCACCATAAAAACATATGCCATAGAACGTATGGGATACAATAAATTGTCAGGAGGGGTGTTATAGGAGCCGCCGATTCCACCAATCATAAAATCGTCATTTGTAAAGGTCATGTAGGTTACTTGCAAATAGTCTTTTGAACCATCTGCTTCTATATACTCAATGAACACCGGATCTTGTGGATTTGCGGCTTGCATCCAGGCTTTTCGCAAGGGTTCCTCTTCTGTTCCGAAAAAAAATCTCGGAGCTATCTTGCTGTGATTAATCCCGTTTTGCTCTGTTATTTTCCGTATAAATAGTTCCCATTCTAACCCTTCCACAAATACAAGGTTTTCACCAGCGATCACGGCTGCATACTCTTCTAAGGGAAGAACAGCTAAATGTCGTTGCCACTCTGTTACAAACTGTCCTGTTATTTCCCGCTCCTGTCTTCTTTCCATTTGAGCATTGTGAACGCGCAAAAGCGGTGTGGTAGATACATACATATAGCACCATGCCGCCAGCGCACAACATAGCAAAAGTAATAATCTCCGCCATAGCTCCCACTTGCCTGTTGCAAGATCCTTTTTTGTATTCATGGTCTATCTCCTCTTCAACAGATCCTTACATAAAATCACATTTCACTGATTTCTATTTCTGGTACCCAGCGTCTATCGGCAGGTTTTCTTTATCGGCTGCTTCTTTTACCATTTCATCGCAGCGTTCATTTTCCGGATGACCATTATGTCCCTTCACCCAGTGAAGAGTAACCTTATGCATCTCTAAAAGCTCCAACAGTTTTTTCCAGAGATCACTATTTTCCGCCTTATCTTTTTTATTTCTTTTCCAGTTATTAGCTTGCCAGCGTTTTGCCCATCCTTTCATCACACTGTCTACTAAATACTTTGAATCGCTGAAAATATCAACTTCACAAGGTTCTTTCAGAGTTTCCAGTGCTTTTATGCAGGCCATCATTTCCATACGGTTATTAGTGGTATGCTGATATCCTCCAGCAATTTCCTTTCGATGTTCTCCATAAACTAATATGGCTCCATAACCACCCTTTCCCGGATTTCCCAAAGCTCCTCCATCTGTGTATATTTCTACTTTTTTCATTCTGTCAATGCTCCTTTTAGTATTAAAATCTTCTGAATCCGTTATTCTTTCTTGGATATTCCTAGTTTATCCATTACTTCTGTTAACTTTTCCCGATTAATTGGTTTTGCGGCATAAGCTTCACACCCAAGTTCAAAGGCTTCGTTGACCGATTTTCTATCATTTAATGCGGTTGTCATAATGATAATTGCTTTGTTTTCTTCAGGTATTTTTTTATCTTTCTCCATCTTTCTAATAATTTTTAATGCTTTGTTTCCATCTAGCCTGGGCATCATTATATCTAAAAAAATTAGTTCATAGGGATCTTCTTCATCCCATGCCATCAAAAATGCATCTATTGCTTCAATGCCATCAACAGCAACCTCACAACGTCCATAGGGCTCCAGAAATTGTTGCATGACTTTACGGCTACTCAAATCATCTTCAACAATAAGAATTCTCATATCTTTCACTCCTCCCACGATCCAGTCACCTTAAAGCGACTTAAAAATATGCCTGGCTATTTCCTCCAGTGGCAACTGTTTTACCACGGCTCCAATATTATATGCAACCATAGGCATTCCATACACCACAGAAC
This window contains:
- the rnhA gene encoding ribonuclease HI; translated protein: MKKVEIYTDGGALGNPGKGGYGAILVYGEHRKEIAGGYQHTTNNRMEMMACIKALETLKEPCEVDIFSDSKYLVDSVMKGWAKRWQANNWKRNKKDKAENSDLWKKLLELLEMHKVTLHWVKGHNGHPENERCDEMVKEAADKENLPIDAGYQK
- a CDS encoding response regulator: MRILIVEDDLSSRKVMQQFLEPYGRCEVAVDGIEAIDAFLMAWDEEDPYELIFLDIMMPRLDGNKALKIIRKMEKDKKIPEENKAIIIMTTALNDRKSVNEAFELGCEAYAAKPINREKLTEVMDKLGISKKE